Genomic window (Dyadobacter fanqingshengii):
GCAATCATTAACCCACCTCTCTTCCACTTATCCGGGGTTTCTGGAAGAGGAAGATCTTTTGTCGGACCCTTATACTGAGATCATTGATTTGATTTCAAACACAAACAGACCGGGCAGCATCGCTGCCAATATCGGTTCATTTCTGAATGCAGTTGGAGCTGTGAGAAACCAGTGGGACCAGGAAATATGGCGGATCGTGGACCTGATAGACAATGGTTACCACGAGATACGGAACGCGTCATCGATGCATAACAACAACATTCAGAAAACATTGGATGGGTTGTTCAACAATATGTTCACGTTCTTGGGCGTGATTGCCGAAAGTATGCCGCGGGACAACAGTTTTTTATTGCTGGAAACGGGTAAGCTCATCGAGCGGATTTTGTCGCGTGTGAGCGTGATCCAGTCTAATTTTGGTGTTAAAAATGCGCCTGGCGTTGAAAATGAGCTGATTGAGGCAACATTGATCAACCATCATTTACTGGTCAATTACCGACAGATCTATAAGTCGCATTTGAGTGTGGAAGCCATGCTGGATATGGTTTTGTTGGAAAAAACATTGCCTTACTCGTTGGTTTACATGCTGGATGAGCTGAAAAATAACATTGGCAAACTCCCCGTAACAACGAGAAGTGAAAGGCTTAATGAGGCTCAGAAATACGTTTTGAAGGCATCAACATTGGTAAAGCTGGCAGACGTAACGGAGCTTAGCAAATGCAAAGTTGGGTTTGAAAGAGAGGAATTATTTAACCTGCTTTCCGAAGTTTCCAAGCTGATCAGCTCCGTTTCCGTGAATTTGACCAACATGTATTTCAGCCATACGCTCATGCATCATTCATTTTATGACCCTATGGACTACGACACGGATGAAATATAAACTGATCCATAAAACGGAATATAAATACGCAGAGGCGGTCAATAATTACCACAGTCTGGTATGTCTTGCGCCGCGGTCATTGCCCGATCAGTTATGCCAGAACTTTACCATTCATATTTCACCGGAACCCTCGCACATTATTGCGCGCAAGGATTTTTACGGAAATACGACCCATTATTTTTCCCTGCATTCTCCGCACAAAACGCTCACCGTGCGCACTACGGCAATGGTGGAGCGGATTACGGATGCTACCGGATCGTTGTTTCTGCCCTCGGAGGAATCCAGTGAAACAGCGCGTCAGCGGCTGCTCGGCGATCGTGCATTGAAAATTTCTTTGCTGGAATATATGCTTCCAAGCCCAATGGTCAAGTGGGACTACGAGGTCAGGAATTTTGCCAAAGATTGTTTTCAGGAGGGAGTGCCGCTATATGAATGTGTGAAAGCGCTTTGCCGGAAAATTTATAGTGAGTTCGATTTTGTCCCTGATTTCACAACTGTACATACGCCCATCAAGGATGTTTTAACTGCCAAGAAAGGTGTTTGTCAGGATTTTTCGCATCTGGCCATTGCCTGTATAAGAAGTTACGGATTTGCGGCGCGTTACGTAAGCGGATATTTAGAAACATTACCACCGCCCGGAAAACAGAAATTACAAGGCTCAGACGCGTCGCACGCATGGATCTCGGTTTACATTCCCGATTACGGCTGGTGTGATTTTGACCCAACAAATAACATTGTTCCGGGCGAGCGGCATATTGTTACCGCATGGGGCCGCGATTACAGCGACGTGCCGCCGTTGAAGGGGATCATTTTCAGTTATGGAAAGCATACGCTTTCGGTGGAAGTGGATGTGATTCCGGTGTAAAGAATAGTTAATATAAAGAATTTGAGAATTGGCCTCGTTTCTCTAATTTTACCAGATCATTTTGAAATAAGTATACAAAACCTCTTTTAATGTAACCAAGTAATTTAAATCCTACACATCGCATGGATTTGCAATGGTTTCTTCTAAGAATTAAATAATTATAAAATTACGAATGAAAGAATTAGCATTCAGAGATGCCATTCGCGACGCCATGTCGGAAGAGATGCGCCTTGACAAGAGTATTTTTTTGATGGGAGAGGAAGTTGCAGAATACAACGGCGCCTATAAAGCAAGTCAGGGAATGTTGGACGAATTCGGTCCCGAGCGCGTAATCGATACGCCTATCGCAGAGCTTGGCTTTGCAGGGATTGCGGTAGGAGCTGCCGGAAACGGACTTCGCCCCATTGTTGAATTTATGACTTTCAACTTTTCTCTGGTTGCGATCGATCAGATCATCAACAGCGCTGCGAAAATTCTTTCCATGTCTGCCGGTCAATATGGCTGCCCCATCGTTTTCCGCGGACCTACTGGTAATGCAGGACAATTGGGCGCTCAGCATTCTCAGAATTTCGAAAACTGGTTTGCCAACACGCCCGGATTAAAAGTGGTTGTTCCTTCAAACCCATATGATGCAAAAGGACTTTTGAAATCCTCTATCCGTGACAATAACCCGGTTATTTTCATGGAATCGGAAGTGATGTACGGAGACAAAATGCAGGTTCCTGAAGAAGAATATCTGATCCCGCTTGGAAAAGCAGACGTAAAACGCCAGGGAAAGGATGTTACCATTGTTTCGTTTGGTAAAATGATCCCACGGGTTGTTATGCCGGCTGTTCTGCAATTGGAAAAAGAAGGAATTGATGTCGAGGTTGTGGATTTGAGAACAGTTCGCCCTATCGACTATCCTGCTGTCATTGAATCGGTTAAGAAAACTAATCGTTGCGTGGTTGTGGAAGAGGCTTGG
Coding sequences:
- a CDS encoding transglutaminase family protein; the encoded protein is MKYKLIHKTEYKYAEAVNNYHSLVCLAPRSLPDQLCQNFTIHISPEPSHIIARKDFYGNTTHYFSLHSPHKTLTVRTTAMVERITDATGSLFLPSEESSETARQRLLGDRALKISLLEYMLPSPMVKWDYEVRNFAKDCFQEGVPLYECVKALCRKIYSEFDFVPDFTTVHTPIKDVLTAKKGVCQDFSHLAIACIRSYGFAARYVSGYLETLPPPGKQKLQGSDASHAWISVYIPDYGWCDFDPTNNIVPGERHIVTAWGRDYSDVPPLKGIIFSYGKHTLSVEVDVIPV
- a CDS encoding pyruvate dehydrogenase complex E1 component subunit beta; amino-acid sequence: MKELAFRDAIRDAMSEEMRLDKSIFLMGEEVAEYNGAYKASQGMLDEFGPERVIDTPIAELGFAGIAVGAAGNGLRPIVEFMTFNFSLVAIDQIINSAAKILSMSAGQYGCPIVFRGPTGNAGQLGAQHSQNFENWFANTPGLKVVVPSNPYDAKGLLKSSIRDNNPVIFMESEVMYGDKMQVPEEEYLIPLGKADVKRQGKDVTIVSFGKMIPRVVMPAVLQLEKEGIDVEVVDLRTVRPIDYPAVIESVKKTNRCVVVEEAWPLASISTEITYHIQRHAFDYMDAPVIRVTNRDVPLPYAPTLIEEILPSVKRVVEAVKSVLYK